A DNA window from Variovorax sp. J2L1-78 contains the following coding sequences:
- a CDS encoding succinylglutamate desuccinylase/aspartoacylase domain-containing protein, whose product MTQAPPVLEVLPRDIAAYREGNIGIAYVHRFESGQPGPHVLINALTHGNEICGMVAATHLLDTGVRPKIGTLTVSFSHIEAYNAFDAEKPFDNRQIVHNLNRIWSAEMLDGTEDSPELRRARVLRPVIDAADYILDIHSTSQDVVPFWVYPAYERNAEVALAVGIPAVHLVMPNGLGSGTPLIQYGHHGKADGKGAAMVVECGQHFKQSAADLATTVTLRFLAHFGLIDKDPAAPAPGPQRRFELLQTHMIKDANFHFVRPLIGFETFAKGELIATNGDEEIRSPCDDCTVFMPAQRTIVGREAVYLTRPL is encoded by the coding sequence ATGACGCAAGCCCCACCCGTTCTCGAAGTCCTGCCGCGCGACATCGCCGCCTACCGCGAAGGCAACATCGGCATCGCGTATGTCCACCGCTTCGAGTCCGGCCAGCCGGGCCCGCACGTGCTGATCAACGCCCTGACGCACGGCAACGAGATCTGCGGCATGGTCGCTGCCACCCACCTGCTCGACACCGGCGTGCGCCCGAAGATCGGGACGCTGACCGTGAGCTTCTCGCACATCGAGGCCTACAACGCCTTCGATGCCGAGAAGCCCTTCGACAACCGGCAGATCGTGCACAACCTCAACCGCATCTGGTCGGCCGAGATGCTCGACGGCACCGAAGACAGCCCCGAGCTGCGGCGCGCACGCGTGCTGCGCCCGGTGATCGACGCGGCCGACTACATCCTCGACATCCACTCCACCAGCCAGGACGTGGTGCCCTTCTGGGTCTACCCCGCCTACGAGCGCAACGCCGAAGTGGCGCTGGCCGTCGGCATTCCGGCGGTGCACCTGGTCATGCCCAACGGCCTGGGCTCCGGCACGCCGCTGATCCAGTACGGCCACCACGGCAAGGCGGACGGCAAGGGCGCGGCGATGGTGGTCGAGTGCGGCCAGCATTTCAAGCAGTCGGCCGCCGACCTGGCCACCACCGTGACCTTGCGTTTCCTCGCGCATTTCGGCCTGATCGACAAGGATCCGGCGGCGCCGGCGCCCGGCCCGCAACGGCGCTTCGAGCTGCTGCAGACACACATGATCAAGGACGCCAACTTCCATTTCGTGCGCCCGCTGATCGGCTTCGAAACCTTCGCCAAGGGCGAGCTCATTGCGACCAACGGCGACGAGGAAATTCGTTCGCCCTGTGACGACTGCACCGTCTTCATGCCGGCGCAGCGGACGATCGTCGGACGCGAGGCGGTCTACCTCACCCGGCCGCTCTGA
- the ylqF gene encoding ribosome biogenesis GTPase YlqF: protein MAIQWFPGHMHLTKKAIGERIKDIDVVIELLDARLPASSANPMLAELTGHKPGLKVLNKQDLADPERTQQWLAHYNALPDTRAIGLDASQTTPARQLVEACHALAPNRGGMAKPMRVLICGIPNVGKSTLINTLAGGRKAKTGDEAGITKLEQRITLADDFYLWDTPGMLWPRIIVAKSGYNLAASGAVGRNAFDDEEVALELLDYVKRHYAKGLAARFKLDLDAATVADMQDEELLDAIGRKRGALLGKGRVNLQKAAEIVMHAFRDGSLGRITLETPEEFAAWLAEGEQLDAERRAKKEARSGKGKRAPAADAGT, encoded by the coding sequence ATGGCGATCCAGTGGTTCCCCGGTCACATGCACCTGACCAAGAAGGCCATCGGCGAGCGCATCAAGGACATCGACGTGGTGATCGAGCTGCTCGACGCCCGGTTGCCCGCTTCCAGTGCGAACCCGATGCTGGCCGAGCTCACCGGCCACAAACCCGGCCTGAAGGTGCTCAACAAGCAGGACCTGGCCGACCCCGAACGCACCCAGCAATGGCTGGCGCACTACAACGCGCTGCCCGACACGCGCGCCATCGGCCTGGACGCCAGCCAGACGACGCCGGCCCGGCAACTGGTCGAAGCCTGCCACGCGCTGGCGCCCAACCGCGGCGGCATGGCCAAGCCGATGCGGGTGCTGATCTGCGGCATCCCGAACGTGGGCAAGTCGACGCTGATCAACACGCTGGCGGGCGGGCGCAAGGCCAAGACCGGCGACGAGGCCGGCATCACCAAGCTCGAGCAGCGCATCACGCTGGCCGACGACTTCTACCTGTGGGACACGCCCGGTATGCTGTGGCCGCGCATCATCGTGGCCAAGAGCGGCTACAACCTGGCGGCGAGCGGTGCGGTGGGGCGCAATGCCTTCGACGACGAGGAAGTCGCGCTGGAACTGCTCGACTATGTCAAGCGGCACTATGCCAAGGGGCTCGCGGCGCGCTTCAAGCTCGACCTCGATGCGGCAACGGTCGCGGACATGCAGGACGAAGAACTGCTCGACGCGATCGGTCGCAAGCGCGGTGCGTTGCTGGGCAAGGGCCGTGTCAATCTGCAGAAGGCGGCGGAGATCGTGATGCATGCCTTCCGCGACGGCAGCCTCGGTCGCATCACGCTTGAGACGCCGGAGGAATTCGCGGCCTGGCTCGCGGAGGGCGAGCAGCTCGATGCCGAACGACGCGCCAAGAAGGAGGCGCGCAGCGGCAAGGGCAAGCGTGCGCCCGCGGCGGACGCGGGCACCTAG
- a CDS encoding OmpA family protein, translated as MFDELSRDIAERFALGPKAGELVQMLLGTMADPDTDGLEGFAERFTQRGFGDVVQGWLTPPSGATSAPVLSATQVDTVLGGPDGLLARFAGRLGLDSATVASAVALAAPVIMRRLAVGGRWRAFTPGEIESMQAGGPSLGAQASPRTRPARRGGLLTWLPWLVLLLAILFYVTRCQQPATDVAPPAPVVVPAVSGAAQPTTVEAIPAGAGALASLIDGQPSLKVYFDSGKAEISPEFAARAQALVDYLRTHAEAKAVVSGYSDPTGSATANVAMSQQRAQAVSGALEAAGVPASSIVLEKPADITGTGDTNAESRRVEVTIRK; from the coding sequence ATGTTTGATGAACTCAGCCGGGATATCGCCGAACGCTTCGCGCTCGGCCCCAAGGCCGGCGAACTCGTGCAGATGCTGCTCGGCACCATGGCCGACCCCGACACCGACGGCCTGGAGGGCTTTGCCGAGCGCTTCACGCAGCGCGGTTTCGGCGATGTCGTGCAGGGCTGGCTGACGCCGCCCTCCGGTGCGACGTCGGCGCCCGTCCTCAGCGCGACGCAGGTCGACACCGTGCTGGGCGGGCCGGATGGACTCCTGGCGCGCTTTGCGGGGCGGCTCGGCCTCGACTCGGCGACCGTCGCCAGCGCCGTCGCGCTCGCCGCGCCGGTGATCATGCGGCGCCTGGCCGTCGGGGGCCGCTGGCGCGCGTTCACGCCGGGCGAGATCGAGTCGATGCAGGCCGGTGGGCCCAGCCTCGGCGCCCAGGCGTCACCCCGCACACGCCCTGCGCGTCGCGGCGGGCTTCTGACGTGGCTGCCATGGCTCGTGCTGCTGCTGGCCATCCTGTTCTACGTCACGCGCTGCCAACAACCCGCAACCGATGTCGCGCCGCCCGCGCCGGTGGTGGTGCCGGCCGTCTCGGGTGCCGCGCAACCGACGACGGTCGAGGCCATTCCGGCGGGCGCCGGTGCGCTCGCCTCGTTGATCGATGGACAGCCGTCGCTCAAGGTGTACTTCGACAGCGGCAAGGCCGAGATTTCGCCGGAGTTCGCCGCGCGCGCCCAGGCGCTGGTCGATTACCTGCGCACCCACGCCGAGGCCAAGGCGGTGGTGTCGGGCTACAGCGACCCGACCGGCAGCGCGACGGCCAATGTCGCCATGTCGCAGCAGCGCGCGCAGGCCGTGTCGGGCGCCCTCGAGGCCGCCGGTGTGCCCGCATCGAGCATCGTGCTCGAGAAGCCGGCCGACATCACCGGCACGGGCGACACCAACGCCGAATCGCGGCGTGTCGAGGTGACGATCCGAAAGTAG
- a CDS encoding MBL fold metallo-hydrolase, protein MPIELYRDPQHACLMFTDLVGADGQAVQANQFLIVDHGTGAVIDPGGNLAFNELYLGMTRHFSPHKLSYIVASHADPDIIASLDRWLTSTRAQLVISRVWERFVPHFTKVGKTEERIIGVPDLGGRLPLGDSELWLLPAHFLHAEGNFHFYDPVSRILFTGDLGVSMTSGREARTPVRDLAPHIPRMEAFHRRYMVSNKILRLWARMARTLDIAMLVPQHGAPIEGRAAISDFFDWVESLMCGIDLFDDRAYLVPQALIDPRIHRTDMA, encoded by the coding sequence GTGCCGATCGAGCTCTACCGCGACCCGCAGCATGCCTGCCTGATGTTCACCGACCTGGTCGGCGCGGATGGCCAGGCGGTGCAGGCGAACCAGTTCCTCATCGTCGACCACGGCACCGGTGCGGTCATCGATCCGGGCGGCAACCTCGCCTTCAACGAGCTGTACCTCGGCATGACGCGCCACTTCAGCCCGCACAAGCTGTCGTACATCGTCGCCTCGCATGCCGATCCGGACATCATCGCCTCGCTCGACCGCTGGCTGACCTCGACCCGCGCACAGCTCGTGATCTCGCGCGTGTGGGAGCGTTTCGTGCCGCACTTCACCAAGGTCGGCAAGACCGAGGAGCGGATCATCGGCGTGCCCGACCTCGGCGGCCGGCTGCCCCTGGGCGACAGCGAGCTGTGGCTGCTGCCGGCGCACTTCCTGCACGCCGAGGGCAACTTCCACTTCTACGATCCGGTCAGCCGCATCCTCTTCACCGGCGACCTCGGCGTGTCGATGACCAGCGGCCGCGAGGCCCGGACCCCCGTGCGCGACCTGGCGCCGCACATCCCGCGCATGGAAGCCTTCCATCGCCGCTACATGGTGTCGAACAAGATCCTGCGGCTGTGGGCGCGCATGGCGCGCACGCTCGACATCGCGATGCTCGTGCCGCAGCACGGCGCGCCCATCGAGGGGCGGGCGGCCATCTCGGACTTCTTCGACTGGGTCGAGTCGCTGATGTGCGGCATCGACCTGTTCGACGACCGGGCCTACCTGGTGCCGCAGGCGCTGATCGACCCGCGCATCCACCGCACCGACATGGCCTGA
- a CDS encoding CBS domain-containing protein encodes MKPVSALLAQRRNAGLWHTTPDATVFDALHVLAKHEVGALVVMEGDRLAGVFSERDYTRKVALLGKNSKAMQVAEIMTAHVITVTPNTPTHDCMALMSQKRIRHLPVVDNGKVVGMLSIRDLMDDIIADHEKTIEQLTTYIQS; translated from the coding sequence ATGAAACCCGTGTCCGCCCTGCTCGCCCAACGACGAAATGCCGGCCTCTGGCACACCACCCCCGACGCCACGGTCTTCGACGCACTGCATGTGCTGGCCAAGCACGAAGTCGGCGCGCTGGTGGTGATGGAAGGCGACCGGCTCGCGGGCGTTTTCTCCGAACGCGACTACACGCGCAAGGTGGCCCTGCTGGGCAAGAACTCGAAAGCGATGCAGGTGGCAGAGATCATGACCGCCCATGTCATCACCGTGACGCCGAACACCCCCACCCACGACTGCATGGCGCTCATGAGCCAGAAACGCATTCGTCACTTGCCGGTGGTCGACAACGGCAAGGTGGTCGGCATGCTGTCGATCCGCGACCTGATGGACGACATCATTGCCGATCACGAGAAGACGATCGAGCAACTGACAACTTACATCCAGAGTTGA
- a CDS encoding D-amino acid aminotransferase — protein MQALPDSLCYLNGDYTPLAEAKISVLDRGFIFGDGIYEVVPVYGRRFFRFAQHMARLNRSLGSVRIVNPFDEAGWLERARRLVAEHPADDQMLYIQVSRGVAPRDHVMPEDVVPTVFMMTNAMKPPSAALLAKGVACVTSRDFRWERADIKSTSLLGNVLARQISADVGAVETILFRDGLLTEASSSNVWVVQGGALFGAPKSEHVLEGIRYDLIRELCEAEGIPYDLRPIAEAEVRAADELLLSSASKEIMPVTLLDGRPIGSGTPGPVFARLHAAYQRAKNTQSI, from the coding sequence ATGCAGGCTCTTCCCGACTCCCTTTGCTACCTCAACGGCGACTACACGCCGCTGGCCGAGGCCAAGATTTCCGTGCTCGACCGCGGCTTCATCTTCGGCGACGGCATCTATGAGGTCGTGCCCGTGTACGGGCGCAGGTTCTTCCGTTTCGCGCAGCACATGGCGCGCTTGAACCGAAGCCTGGGCAGCGTGCGCATCGTCAATCCGTTCGACGAAGCCGGCTGGCTCGAGCGGGCACGCCGCCTCGTCGCCGAGCATCCCGCCGACGACCAGATGCTCTACATCCAGGTCAGCCGCGGCGTGGCGCCGCGCGACCACGTGATGCCTGAGGACGTCGTGCCCACGGTCTTCATGATGACCAACGCCATGAAGCCGCCATCGGCAGCGCTGCTCGCCAAGGGCGTGGCCTGCGTCACCTCGCGAGACTTCCGCTGGGAGCGTGCCGACATCAAGAGCACCTCGCTGCTGGGCAATGTGCTGGCGCGCCAGATCTCGGCCGACGTCGGGGCGGTCGAGACGATCCTGTTCCGCGACGGGCTGCTGACCGAGGCCTCGTCGTCGAACGTGTGGGTGGTGCAGGGCGGCGCGCTGTTCGGTGCGCCCAAGAGCGAGCACGTGCTCGAAGGCATTCGCTACGACCTGATCCGGGAGCTGTGCGAGGCCGAAGGCATTCCCTACGACCTGCGCCCGATCGCCGAGGCGGAAGTCCGCGCCGCCGACGAGCTGCTGCTCAGTTCGGCCAGCAAGGAAATCATGCCGGTGACGCTGCTCGATGGCCGGCCCATCGGCAGCGGCACGCCCGGCCCGGTCTTCGCGCGGCTGCACGCCGCGTACCAGCGTGCGAAGAACACGCAATCGATCTGA
- a CDS encoding SDR family NAD(P)-dependent oxidoreductase — MNASIDFKGRVAIVTGAGGGLGRQHALALAARGARVVVNDLGGARDGSGGSVGAAEAVVAEIRAAGGEAIANGASVTDFAAVQAMVQQAIDTWGRVDVLVNNAGILRDKSFAKMELADFRLVMDVHLMGAVHCTKAVWPVMTEQKYGRIVMTTSSSGLYGNFGQSNYGAAKMALVGLMQTLSLEGAKHDIRVNCLAPTAATRMTEDLMPQAVLDALKPEAVVPAMLVLASQDAPNRTILCAGAGGFEAAHVTLTQGVFVGLGADAPEQLAARLAEVTDRQGEQVPQSGAAQGTVEIAKATQAAGR; from the coding sequence ATGAATGCATCGATCGACTTCAAGGGCCGTGTCGCCATCGTCACCGGCGCAGGCGGTGGGTTGGGCCGCCAGCACGCCCTGGCCCTTGCGGCACGGGGTGCCCGGGTGGTGGTGAACGATCTGGGCGGCGCACGCGACGGATCGGGCGGTTCGGTGGGCGCGGCCGAAGCCGTCGTCGCCGAAATCCGTGCGGCCGGCGGCGAGGCGATCGCCAACGGCGCGTCGGTCACCGACTTTGCCGCGGTGCAGGCCATGGTGCAGCAGGCCATCGACACCTGGGGCCGCGTGGACGTGCTGGTCAACAACGCCGGCATCCTGCGCGACAAGAGCTTCGCCAAGATGGAGCTGGCGGACTTCCGGCTCGTGATGGACGTTCACCTGATGGGCGCGGTGCACTGCACCAAGGCGGTCTGGCCGGTCATGACCGAGCAGAAATACGGCCGCATCGTGATGACCACCTCGTCGTCGGGCCTGTACGGCAACTTCGGCCAGAGCAACTACGGCGCGGCCAAGATGGCGCTGGTCGGCCTGATGCAGACGCTGAGCCTGGAAGGCGCCAAGCACGACATCCGCGTCAATTGCCTGGCGCCCACGGCCGCCACCCGCATGACCGAGGACCTGATGCCGCAGGCCGTGCTCGATGCCCTTAAGCCCGAGGCGGTGGTGCCGGCCATGCTCGTGCTGGCCTCGCAGGACGCACCGAACCGCACCATTCTCTGCGCCGGTGCGGGTGGTTTCGAGGCCGCGCATGTCACCCTGACGCAGGGCGTGTTTGTCGGCTTGGGCGCGGACGCGCCCGAGCAGCTCGCCGCACGCCTGGCCGAGGTCACCGACCGCCAGGGCGAGCAGGTGCCGCAGAGCGGCGCCGCCCAGGGCACCGTCGAGATCGCCAAGGCGACCCAGGCCGCGGGACGCTAG
- a CDS encoding response regulator, translating into MIRSTKPYKTYLVEDNPVIRENLVGFLEDVADTTVVAHASGEQEAVKWLDGHRDEWDMAIVDLFLQEGNGFGVVDACRNRASHQKVVVLSNYATADMRERSRALGADAFFDKSAEIDQLLDYFEHAHR; encoded by the coding sequence GTGATCCGTTCCACCAAGCCCTACAAGACCTACCTGGTCGAAGACAACCCCGTGATCCGCGAGAACCTCGTCGGTTTCCTGGAGGACGTGGCCGACACCACGGTCGTGGCGCATGCCAGCGGCGAGCAGGAGGCCGTGAAGTGGCTGGACGGCCATCGCGACGAATGGGACATGGCCATCGTCGACCTGTTCCTCCAGGAGGGCAATGGCTTCGGCGTGGTCGATGCGTGCCGCAACCGCGCATCGCACCAGAAGGTGGTCGTGCTGAGCAACTACGCCACGGCCGACATGCGCGAACGCTCCCGGGCACTGGGCGCGGATGCCTTCTTCGACAAGTCCGCCGAGATCGACCAGCTGCTCGACTATTTCGAACACGCGCATCGGTAG
- the gshA gene encoding glutamate--cysteine ligase, whose protein sequence is MSTLQERLAALSPARLRGVRRGIEKESLRAQPDGQLALTPHPAALGSALTHPHITTDFSESQLELITGVHSGVEAALDELTQVHQFTYRVLNELGDERLWVSSMPCGLPTDETIPIGRYGSSNVGRAKSVYRMGLSHRYGRRMQTISGIHYNWSLPEVSSEQYFALIRNFRRHAFLLLYLFGASPALCSSFVAGRPHELRPIGEGSMHMPFGTSLRMGRLGYQSEAQSSLQVSYNSLEGYGASLQDALTRPWPAYESIGIRNPGGDYNQLGTTLLQIENEFYGTIRPKRVIYPGERPLHALRERGVEYVEVRLMDLDPFVPVGITAQTIRFLDVFLLHCLLSDSPDDTPQEIAELAHNQHLTAARGREPGLQLLRGGQEIALTEWGADLVAQCRPIAQALDAAHGGSDYTQSLDAAVTGLRDPHSLPSARVLAAMAADHGDSFTGFVRARSESTRQALLLRPFAAEDHARFVQASADSIEAQKAIEAADTMPFEIYRQQYVSPARLGLGVRARSPVPV, encoded by the coding sequence ATGAGCACATTGCAGGAGCGGCTCGCCGCGCTCTCGCCCGCACGCTTGAGGGGCGTGCGGCGGGGCATCGAGAAGGAAAGCCTGCGCGCGCAGCCCGATGGGCAGCTCGCGCTGACGCCGCACCCGGCGGCGCTGGGCTCGGCGCTCACGCATCCCCACATCACCACGGACTTCAGCGAATCGCAGCTGGAGCTGATCACCGGCGTGCACAGCGGCGTCGAAGCCGCGCTCGACGAATTGACCCAGGTGCACCAGTTCACCTACCGCGTGCTGAACGAGCTGGGCGACGAGCGCCTGTGGGTGTCGAGCATGCCCTGCGGCCTGCCGACCGACGAGACGATCCCGATCGGCCGCTACGGCAGCTCGAACGTGGGCCGCGCCAAGAGCGTCTACCGCATGGGGCTGAGCCACCGCTACGGCCGGCGCATGCAGACCATTTCGGGCATCCACTACAACTGGTCGTTGCCCGAGGTGTCGAGCGAACAGTACTTCGCGCTGATCCGCAACTTCCGCCGGCACGCCTTCCTGCTGCTGTACCTCTTCGGTGCGTCGCCGGCGCTGTGCTCGAGCTTCGTGGCCGGCCGGCCGCACGAGCTGCGTCCGATCGGCGAGGGCAGCATGCACATGCCCTTCGGCACGTCGCTGCGCATGGGTCGCCTGGGCTACCAGAGCGAGGCGCAGTCGTCGCTGCAGGTCAGCTACAACAGCCTCGAAGGCTATGGCGCATCGCTGCAGGACGCACTGACCCGCCCCTGGCCCGCGTACGAGAGCATCGGCATCCGGAACCCCGGCGGCGACTACAACCAGCTGGGCACCACGCTGCTGCAGATCGAGAACGAGTTCTACGGCACCATCCGCCCCAAGCGCGTGATCTACCCCGGCGAGCGCCCGCTGCATGCGCTGCGCGAGCGCGGCGTGGAATACGTCGAGGTGCGCCTGATGGATCTCGACCCCTTCGTGCCGGTCGGCATCACGGCGCAGACCATCCGCTTCCTCGACGTCTTCCTGCTGCACTGCCTGCTCAGCGACAGCCCGGACGACACGCCGCAGGAGATCGCCGAGCTGGCCCACAACCAGCACCTGACGGCGGCGCGCGGGCGCGAGCCCGGCCTGCAGCTGCTGCGCGGCGGCCAGGAGATCGCATTGACCGAATGGGGCGCCGACCTGGTCGCCCAATGCCGGCCGATCGCCCAGGCGCTCGATGCGGCGCATGGCGGTTCCGACTACACGCAATCGCTCGACGCGGCCGTCACCGGCCTGCGCGATCCGCACAGCCTGCCGTCTGCCCGCGTGCTGGCCGCGATGGCGGCCGACCACGGCGATTCGTTCACCGGTTTCGTGCGGGCGCGTTCCGAGTCGACCCGCCAGGCGCTGCTGCTGCGGCCCTTCGCTGCGGAGGACCACGCACGTTTTGTCCAGGCCAGCGCCGATTCGATCGAGGCGCAGAAGGCCATCGAAGCGGCCGACACCATGCCCTTCGAGATCTACCGCCAGCAGTACGTGTCGCCGGCCCGCCTGGGCCTCGGCGTGCGGGCACGCAGCCCGGTCCCGGTCTGA
- a CDS encoding alpha/beta hydrolase, which translates to MSLPTIEIETAPNPTASVIVMHGLGADGNDFVPIAKELDLGDVGPVRFVFPSAPSMPVSINGGYPMPAWYDIFAPDLVRREDEPGLRHSRDAIEALIAQEKARGIPAGRIVLMGFSQGCAMALMTGLRHPERLAGIVGLSGYLPLAATTEAERHPANQSTPVFLAHGTQDGVVVLPRALDTRAALERLGYAVEWHDYPMAHSVCLEEIADLGAFLQRVLG; encoded by the coding sequence ATGTCCCTGCCCACCATCGAGATCGAAACCGCGCCCAACCCCACCGCCTCCGTCATCGTGATGCACGGCCTGGGCGCCGACGGCAACGATTTCGTGCCGATCGCCAAGGAGCTCGACCTCGGCGACGTCGGCCCGGTGCGCTTCGTCTTCCCCAGCGCGCCGTCGATGCCGGTGAGCATCAATGGCGGCTACCCCATGCCTGCCTGGTACGACATCTTCGCGCCCGACCTGGTGCGCCGCGAGGACGAACCGGGCCTGCGCCACTCGCGCGATGCCATCGAGGCGCTGATCGCCCAGGAGAAGGCGCGCGGCATCCCGGCCGGGCGCATCGTGCTGATGGGCTTCTCGCAGGGCTGCGCGATGGCACTCATGACCGGGCTGCGCCATCCGGAGCGGCTGGCCGGCATCGTCGGCCTGTCGGGCTACCTGCCGCTGGCGGCCACGACCGAGGCCGAACGCCATCCGGCCAACCAGTCGACGCCGGTGTTCCTGGCGCACGGCACGCAGGACGGCGTGGTGGTGCTGCCACGCGCGCTCGACACGCGCGCGGCGCTGGAGCGGCTGGGGTACGCGGTGGAATGGCACGACTACCCGATGGCGCATTCGGTCTGCCTGGAGGAAATCGCCGACCTGGGGGCCTTCCTGCAGCGTGTGCTGGGCTGA
- a CDS encoding M14 family metallopeptidase produces MHSTHATRHFSGSYAEARRKFLDAASDRQASVQTYPMDGHVGALGEALATDTAYLGTPGADKLLIVSSGTHGPEGFCGSGCQVALLKDADLMARLERAGVALLLVHAVNPYGFSHLHRTNEDNIDLNRNHIDFGAPLPVNPAYADVEPFVLPPQWPPTAADDAAMAAYIEKHGVRGYRAAVTTGQYTSPDGVFYGGTAPSWSNRTMRSILRQHGAAARHVAWIDVHTGLGPYGHGEKIYPGRPDGLPRALAWWGADVFAPFEGTSASADVTGPVVTIVYDECPQASATLMGLEFGTLPDLQVLDRLRADTWLRRHPEAPDAQQRAIRRDLRDAFYCDNEEWKGMVLGQARVVMLQTLQGLQKAV; encoded by the coding sequence ATGCACAGCACCCACGCCACCCGCCATTTCTCCGGCAGCTACGCCGAAGCCCGCCGCAAGTTCCTCGACGCGGCCAGCGACCGCCAGGCCAGCGTCCAGACCTACCCCATGGACGGCCATGTCGGCGCGCTGGGCGAGGCCCTCGCCACCGACACCGCTTACCTCGGCACGCCGGGCGCCGACAAGCTGCTGATTGTCAGTTCTGGCACGCACGGACCGGAGGGCTTCTGCGGCTCCGGCTGCCAGGTCGCCCTGCTGAAGGACGCCGACCTGATGGCGCGCCTGGAACGCGCCGGCGTGGCGCTGCTGCTGGTGCATGCGGTGAACCCGTACGGGTTCTCGCACCTGCACCGCACCAACGAAGACAACATCGACCTCAACCGCAACCACATCGATTTCGGCGCGCCGCTGCCGGTGAACCCCGCCTACGCCGATGTCGAGCCCTTCGTGCTGCCGCCGCAGTGGCCACCGACCGCGGCCGATGACGCCGCGATGGCCGCGTACATCGAGAAGCACGGCGTGCGCGGCTACCGCGCGGCCGTGACCACCGGCCAGTACACCTCGCCCGACGGCGTGTTCTACGGCGGCACGGCGCCGTCATGGAGCAACCGCACGATGCGCAGCATCCTGCGCCAGCACGGCGCGGCCGCCCGGCATGTCGCGTGGATCGACGTGCACACCGGCCTCGGCCCCTACGGCCACGGCGAGAAGATCTACCCCGGCCGGCCCGACGGCCTGCCGCGCGCGCTGGCCTGGTGGGGCGCCGACGTGTTCGCGCCCTTCGAAGGCACGTCCGCCTCGGCCGACGTGACGGGGCCGGTCGTGACCATCGTCTACGACGAGTGCCCGCAGGCCAGTGCCACGTTGATGGGGCTGGAATTCGGCACCCTGCCCGACCTGCAGGTGCTCGACCGGCTGCGCGCCGACACCTGGCTGCGCCGCCACCCGGAAGCGCCCGATGCACAACAGCGCGCCATCCGCCGCGACCTGCGCGACGCGTTCTACTGCGACAACGAGGAATGGAAGGGCATGGTGCTCGGCCAGGCCCGCGTGGTGATGCTGCAGACGCTGCAGGGCCTGCAGAAGGCGGTCTGA
- a CDS encoding DUF808 domain-containing protein has translation MAASLFLLLDDIATVLDDVSILTKVAAKKTAGVLGDDLALNAQQVAGVKADRELPVVWAVCKGSFVNKLILVPAALLIGSFLPWAITPLLMIGGAFLCFEGVEKLAHKFLHKAEHDAEVAQHLQAVADPAVDVVAAEKAKVKGAVRTDFILSAEIIVITLGTVGGQPFGTQVAVLSGIAIIMTVGVYGLVAGIVKLDDAGLWLTRRASAAQQALGRGILATAPWLMKALSVAGTAAMFLVGGGILVHGVPALGHAVEAWAAGAGALGTVGSMLVNAGVGIVAGAVVLGVVELVKKALGRR, from the coding sequence ATGGCCGCCAGCCTTTTTCTCCTGCTCGACGACATCGCGACCGTCCTGGACGACGTGTCCATCCTCACCAAGGTGGCCGCCAAGAAGACCGCGGGCGTCCTGGGCGACGACCTGGCGCTCAACGCCCAGCAGGTGGCCGGCGTCAAGGCCGACCGCGAGCTGCCGGTGGTCTGGGCGGTGTGCAAGGGCTCCTTCGTCAACAAGCTGATCCTGGTGCCGGCCGCCTTGCTCATCGGCAGTTTCCTGCCGTGGGCGATCACGCCGCTGCTGATGATCGGCGGTGCCTTCCTGTGCTTCGAAGGCGTCGAGAAGCTGGCCCACAAGTTCCTGCACAAGGCCGAGCATGACGCCGAGGTGGCGCAGCACCTGCAGGCCGTGGCCGACCCGGCGGTCGATGTCGTCGCGGCCGAGAAGGCCAAGGTCAAGGGCGCGGTGCGCACCGACTTCATCCTGTCGGCCGAGATCATCGTCATCACCCTCGGCACGGTCGGCGGCCAGCCCTTCGGCACGCAGGTCGCCGTGCTGTCGGGCATCGCGATCATCATGACCGTCGGCGTCTACGGGCTGGTGGCGGGCATCGTGAAGCTGGACGACGCCGGCCTCTGGCTGACCCGCCGCGCCAGCGCTGCGCAGCAGGCCCTGGGCCGCGGCATCCTGGCGACCGCGCCCTGGCTCATGAAGGCGCTGTCGGTGGCCGGCACCGCCGCCATGTTCCTGGTCGGCGGCGGCATCCTGGTGCACGGTGTGCCGGCCTTGGGCCATGCGGTCGAGGCCTGGGCCGCCGGCGCAGGCGCGCTCGGCACCGTGGGGTCGATGCTCGTCAACGCGGGCGTCGGCATCGTCGCCGGCGCGGTCGTGCTGGGGGTGGTGGAACTCGTGAAGAAAGCGCTGGGCAGGCGCTAG